The genomic window AAGACCTGGAAATCCAAAACATGCAAAAAACATTTACCGATTTTCTGCACAAAACCATACATGATCTTAAAAATCCGCTTACTTCTATTGCATTAACCGCAGAATTATTAAAGAAAAAATCGGAAGACCCTAAAATGATATTAGGTTTTTCTGACAAACTTGATAGGGCAAGCAAAAGACTTTTCTCTAATCTGGAAGACCTCAAAACCACATTCCCCTTAGCAGAACAAAGCAGTTTTAAACTAAGCGTAACCGAAATAAACCTGAGCACACTAGTAAGCGACATTAAAAACAGTTGCCCTGCAATACATATAAATATCAAAAAAGACAACCCCGTAGTGATTTATGGAGATTACTCCAAATTGAAGCAAGCCATTACTCAACTAATAGCAGCTAAAAATTGCAATACGATTGATATTGAACTGCACACCAGAGAAAACAACAGCGAAATCAAAATATATAACACCGAAACTACTAATGTTAGCGACGCCGCTTTTTTAATTGGAAAATTGTTGATAGAAATGCACAGAGGAAAAATAGAAAACCAGGAAAATGGCTACCTAGTTTGCTTTCCTTTAAACAAATCGTAAAGACCAAACGAAACTACAAAAAAATCTCCCTGTTCTTGATTGGCCTCGTACCAAATTTTACCACCTTGCAATTCAGTAAATTCTTTACAAAGCAAAAGCCCCAACC from Pedobacter sp. SL55 includes these protein-coding regions:
- a CDS encoding histidine kinase dimerization/phospho-acceptor domain-containing protein; the protein is MIKSLDFSNSFTIIVNEQQAFIYPEHLEKELNSFKEDALKEILDKKEVYTWSTTPKNDLTLGLSYISAPLMSSTANRIGALILTYNKLKTFTTDEISTVSHFAQITANTIEKDLEIQNMQKTFTDFLHKTIHDLKNPLTSIALTAELLKKKSEDPKMILGFSDKLDRASKRLFSNLEDLKTTFPLAEQSSFKLSVTEINLSTLVSDIKNSCPAIHINIKKDNPVVIYGDYSKLKQAITQLIAAKNCNTIDIELHTRENNSEIKIYNTETTNVSDAAFLIGKLLIEMHRGKIENQENGYLVCFPLNKS